One window of the Ureibacillus sp. FSL W7-1570 genome contains the following:
- the istA gene encoding IS21 family transposase yields the protein MLAVAEIHYIRYEANQKGCSYSDIAKRMNRDPRTVKKYAEMEDFNPSKVKQTRKAKVMDPVKPILDQWIKEDLTKKKKYRRTAKRMYEILKEEYGFTGSDRSVRLYVSKRKQELLEQSEPAALPLESKPATAQVDFGEAPFLYQGKYVDFPYLVVSFPYSNAAYVQVMPAQNQECFLEGLKRIFHYMGRVPRVIRFDNLSPAVKTILPNGERELTETFQRFVLHYGFECEFCNPASGNEKGNVESKVKYIRNNFFLPEQTIYQLESFNESLWEKCEKDWNRPHYEKERLIAELFEEEQALFLQLPAKEFECVRYEQVTADKYGFIHLENNLYSTSPRFAKQKVLAKISYHEIAILTEEHELIIKHERLYGTKQKSMKWQPYLTLMAKRPNALKYTDFYEKMPEEWKNYFSNCTVQEKKEALQLLAVLLKEHDFEVSTQALRIASQYGHPKVESIKQVFYQLINGRGIREPIQPKKHVPDMPEAIRGVRHYDRLFESQGDVASWNK from the coding sequence ATGTTAGCAGTGGCTGAAATTCATTATATCAGATATGAAGCAAACCAAAAAGGATGTTCCTATTCCGATATTGCCAAAAGAATGAATCGTGATCCAAGAACAGTGAAGAAGTATGCGGAAATGGAAGACTTCAATCCCTCAAAAGTTAAACAAACGAGAAAAGCGAAAGTGATGGATCCAGTGAAACCGATATTGGATCAATGGATTAAAGAGGACTTGACAAAGAAGAAAAAATATCGAAGAACTGCGAAACGAATGTATGAAATCTTAAAAGAAGAATATGGATTTACAGGTTCAGATCGTTCTGTTCGGCTCTATGTATCAAAAAGAAAACAAGAACTGCTCGAACAAAGTGAACCAGCTGCGTTACCTTTAGAATCGAAACCTGCAACGGCTCAAGTTGATTTTGGAGAAGCTCCTTTTCTCTATCAGGGGAAATACGTCGATTTTCCTTACCTGGTCGTTTCATTCCCTTACAGTAATGCGGCCTATGTGCAAGTCATGCCAGCTCAAAATCAAGAATGTTTCTTGGAAGGATTAAAACGAATCTTTCACTATATGGGAAGGGTTCCAAGGGTCATTCGTTTTGATAATCTCTCCCCTGCAGTAAAAACGATCTTGCCAAACGGAGAAAGAGAATTGACAGAGACATTTCAACGATTCGTTTTACATTATGGCTTTGAATGCGAGTTCTGCAACCCAGCCAGCGGAAATGAAAAAGGGAATGTCGAATCAAAGGTGAAATATATTCGAAACAATTTCTTTTTACCTGAACAAACAATCTATCAACTAGAAAGTTTTAATGAATCTTTATGGGAGAAATGTGAGAAGGACTGGAATCGTCCGCATTATGAGAAGGAGCGACTCATCGCTGAATTATTTGAAGAAGAACAAGCGTTATTTCTTCAATTACCAGCCAAAGAATTTGAATGTGTCCGATATGAGCAGGTCACGGCTGATAAGTACGGTTTCATCCATTTAGAAAACAATTTATATTCCACGTCTCCCCGTTTTGCCAAACAAAAGGTTTTGGCAAAGATCTCTTATCATGAGATTGCCATTTTAACAGAAGAGCATGAGCTGATTATCAAGCACGAGCGTTTATATGGCACAAAACAAAAATCAATGAAATGGCAACCATATCTTACGTTAATGGCCAAAAGGCCAAATGCATTAAAATATACGGATTTCTATGAAAAGATGCCGGAAGAATGGAAAAATTATTTTTCCAATTGTACCGTTCAAGAAAAGAAGGAAGCATTACAACTACTAGCTGTTTTACTAAAAGAACATGATTTCGAAGTTTCGACACAGGCTTTGAGGATTGCCTCCCAGTATGGTCATCCGAAAGTAGAATCGATTAAACAGGTATTTTATCAATTAATCAATGGAAGAGGTATACGAGAGCCAATTCAACCGAAAAAACACGTTCCAGATATGCCGGAAGCCATCCGAGGAGTAAGGCATTATGACCGCCTATTCGAATCCCAAGGAGATGTGGCATCATGGAACAAATGA
- a CDS encoding ATP-binding protein, whose translation MNKSVPEIQQAFKQLRLSETAEELPELLRKAEQSSWTYLEFLEQITTYELKRREEKSIERRMNWARFPFYKPLSMFNIDEQTAITERQLRQLREFQWLEQAYNLILLGPPGAGKTLLSVGLGIEAIQKGFQVYFVTMGELIQLLKTEEYVNKSKTKLKCFWQVENV comes from the coding sequence ATGAATAAAAGTGTTCCAGAAATTCAACAAGCCTTTAAACAATTGAGATTATCCGAAACAGCGGAGGAGCTCCCAGAGCTCCTTCGGAAAGCAGAGCAATCATCTTGGACATATTTAGAGTTCTTAGAACAGATAACTACGTATGAACTAAAAAGACGTGAGGAGAAAAGTATTGAAAGACGAATGAATTGGGCTCGTTTCCCGTTCTATAAACCTTTAAGTATGTTTAATATAGATGAGCAAACAGCCATTACAGAGCGGCAATTAAGGCAATTACGTGAATTTCAATGGTTAGAACAAGCATACAACTTAATATTACTTGGACCACCTGGAGCGGGAAAAACTTTATTATCCGTTGGCCTTGGAATTGAAGCGATTCAAAAAGGCTTTCAAGTGTATTTTGTGACCATGGGGGAATTAATTCAGCTATTAAAAACAGAAGAATATGTCAATAAGTCAAAAACTAAGTTAAAGTGTTTTTGGCAAGTAGAAAATGTATGA
- the istA gene encoding IS21 family transposase, with protein MLYIEIHQLRTKRLRISQIARKLKISRNTVYKYLNMTFEEAVEEFGTIERKKKLDPYRDWIVTWLQENPSMSGAQILDWLQEKFPDLQVGESTVRRYVKEMREIYQIEKTDEPREHEAVDELPPGKQMQVDWGQTIQKTIDNKDIKLYFIAFVLSHSRQKYMEWQDRPFTTKDTIRCHENAFRYFGGMTEEIVYDQDNLIAVSENAGDLILTKKFQAYVNERKFQIYLCRKADPQSKGKIENVVKYIKYNFAAHRIFSTIGDWNEKAWNWLERTGNYKVHQTIKKRPYEVYQLEKKHLRKISSPLSLTESNPIEIITRNVNKDNTIRYKSNRYSVPIGTYTKCPTVNLQINNEKLIIIEPTTGEILAKHTISLEKGKLIKNTNHARDHTESLDMLKQRVLHLFPTGEASRQYIDEICQRYKRYRRDQLLILQRVAENDPHWIPMALEKCIREKLYSANAFQDVVNYLKLQESNPILEIQVNSTKLVSSIAVETRDFNTYIQRMGGKTNE; from the coding sequence GTGTTATATATTGAAATCCATCAATTACGTACTAAAAGATTGCGAATTTCACAAATCGCAAGGAAATTGAAAATCTCACGTAATACAGTTTATAAGTATTTAAATATGACATTTGAAGAAGCGGTGGAGGAGTTTGGCACGATTGAGCGAAAGAAAAAGTTAGATCCCTATCGGGATTGGATTGTGACATGGTTACAAGAAAATCCAAGCATGAGTGGAGCACAAATTTTGGACTGGCTTCAAGAAAAGTTTCCTGACTTACAAGTTGGAGAAAGTACAGTTCGTCGGTATGTCAAAGAGATGAGAGAAATTTATCAAATTGAAAAAACGGATGAACCCCGAGAACATGAAGCTGTTGATGAATTACCACCAGGAAAACAAATGCAAGTAGACTGGGGACAAACCATTCAGAAAACAATAGATAATAAGGACATCAAACTTTATTTTATTGCCTTTGTATTATCTCACTCTCGACAAAAGTATATGGAATGGCAAGACCGCCCCTTTACAACCAAAGACACCATTCGTTGTCACGAAAATGCCTTTAGATATTTTGGGGGAATGACTGAAGAAATTGTTTATGATCAAGACAATCTTATTGCGGTAAGCGAAAATGCTGGAGATCTTATCTTAACAAAGAAATTTCAGGCATATGTGAACGAACGTAAATTTCAGATTTACCTATGTCGAAAAGCAGATCCCCAATCGAAAGGAAAAATTGAGAACGTTGTGAAATATATCAAGTATAATTTCGCAGCACATCGTATCTTCTCAACAATCGGAGATTGGAATGAAAAAGCCTGGAATTGGCTAGAACGTACTGGGAACTATAAAGTGCATCAAACAATAAAAAAGAGACCTTACGAAGTGTATCAACTGGAAAAGAAACACTTACGAAAGATCTCCTCACCGCTTTCTTTAACAGAAAGCAACCCTATTGAAATTATAACAAGGAATGTGAATAAGGACAACACGATTCGTTACAAATCGAATCGCTATTCAGTACCTATCGGCACATATACGAAATGCCCTACAGTGAATCTGCAAATCAATAATGAAAAATTAATCATCATAGAACCTACAACTGGTGAAATACTTGCCAAGCACACGATAAGTTTAGAAAAAGGAAAGCTAATTAAAAATACGAATCATGCACGAGATCATACAGAATCGCTTGATATGCTTAAACAAAGAGTGCTTCATTTATTTCCTACTGGAGAAGCATCGAGACAATATATTGATGAAATCTGCCAGAGATATAAGCGCTATCGCCGTGATCAATTACTCATTTTACAAAGGGTTGCCGAAAATGATCCTCATTGGATTCCAATGGCGTTAGAGAAATGTATCCGTGAAAAACTGTATAGTGCAAATGCTTTTCAAGATGTCGTAAATTACTTAAAGCTACAAGAATCTAATCCCATTCTTGAAATACAGGTCAATTCTACTAAACTTGTTTCTTCGATAGCTGTAGAAACAAGGGATTTCAATACATACATTCAAAGAATGGGAGGAAAAACAAATGAATAA
- the istB gene encoding IS21-like element helper ATPase IstB encodes MEQMIKEYAKRLKLSWIPANYHTIHAETNEEFLLKLFEREVQHRDERRINLLLKQATLPKIPNKPYDWREIQLAPGITKDYILEGEFTKNQENLIFYGGVGTGKTFLSTLIALNLMKKQGKRVKFYTAASIVNALLEANEKGDLGKFLNQIEKLDLLILDELGYIPLHKQGAELLFQVISMCYETKSIIVTTNLPFSQWNNVFGDPILTEAVIDRLIHHSHLIIFNGESHRYKDSISQR; translated from the coding sequence ATGGAACAAATGATTAAGGAATATGCCAAAAGACTAAAATTAAGCTGGATTCCAGCCAATTACCATACCATCCATGCGGAAACAAATGAGGAATTTTTACTGAAGCTGTTTGAACGAGAAGTGCAGCATCGAGATGAGAGAAGGATAAATTTACTACTAAAACAGGCGACATTGCCGAAAATTCCAAATAAACCTTATGATTGGCGGGAGATTCAACTAGCCCCAGGCATCACAAAAGATTATATTTTAGAAGGTGAGTTTACGAAAAATCAGGAAAACCTTATCTTCTATGGCGGAGTGGGAACCGGTAAAACATTCCTTTCCACTCTCATCGCCCTCAATTTGATGAAAAAACAAGGAAAAAGAGTGAAGTTCTATACGGCCGCCTCCATTGTCAATGCTTTATTGGAGGCCAATGAAAAAGGTGACCTTGGTAAATTTCTCAATCAAATCGAAAAGTTGGATCTCTTGATTCTTGATGAATTGGGCTATATTCCATTGCATAAACAGGGGGCAGAGTTATTATTTCAAGTTATTTCCATGTGTTATGAAACCAAAAGCATCATTGTGACAACCAATTTACCGTTTAGCCAATGGAATAATGTCTTTGGCGATCCCATTTTAACAGAGGCCGTCATTGATCGGCTGATTCATCATTCTCATTTAATCATCTTCAATGGTGAAAGTCACCGATACAAAGACTCAATCTCTCAACGTTAA